One Osmerus eperlanus chromosome 23, fOsmEpe2.1, whole genome shotgun sequence DNA segment encodes these proteins:
- the ankrd46b gene encoding ankyrin repeat domain-containing protein 46 yields MSYVFITDSSQSSVPLLQACVDGDLPFAKRLLETGCDPNIRDSRGRTGLHLAAARGNVDICRFLHKFGADLLATDYQGNTALHLCGHVDTIQFLVSNGLKIDICNHNGSTPLVLAKRRGVNKDAIRLLEGLEEQELKGFNRGAHAKLETMQLAESESAMESHSLLNPSLQSSEGVLSSFRTTWQEFVEDLGFWRVLLLLVVIALLSLGIAYYVSGVLPFSASQLELVH; encoded by the exons ATGTCCTATGTGTTCATCACGGACTCGTCTCAGAGCAGCGTCCCCCTGCTGCAGGCCTGCGTGGACGGGGACCTGCCCTTCGCCAAGCGCCTGCTGGAGACAGGCTGCGACCCCAACATCCGGGACAGCCGGGGCCGCACCGGGCTGCACCTGGCCGCCGCCCGCGGCAACGTGGACATCTGCCGCTTCCTGCACAAGTTCGGGGCGGATCTCCTGGCGACGGATTACCAGGGCAACACGGCGCTGCACCTGTGCGGCCACGTGGACACCATCCAGTTCCTGGTGTCCAACGGGCTGAAGATAGACatctg CAACCACAACGGGTCGACGCCGCTGGTGCTGGCGAAGAGGCGGGGCGTGAACAAGGACGCCATCCGcctgctggaggggctggaggagcaggagctgaAGGGCTTCAACAGGGGCGCCCACGCCAAGTTGGAGACCATGCAGCTGGCCGAGagcgagag tgCGATGGAGAGCCACTCCCTGCTGAACCCCAGCCTGCAGAGCAGCGAGGGGGTGCTGTCCAGCTTCAGGACCACGTGGCAGGAGTTTGTGGAGGACCTGGGGTTCTGGAgggtcctgctgctgctggtggtcaTCGCCCTGCTGTCCCTGGGCATCGCCTACTACGTCAGCGGGGTGCTGCCCTTCTCCGCCAGCCAGCTGGAGCTGGTgcactga
- the LOC134009593 gene encoding uncharacterized protein LOC134009593, whose product MFQLTMQVARLVIFVLFNCLALVCTTIPPVHRFGIVKEPVTLTAKYERNCVVKYKRTLTGLQGVNIEKSVVEKGKPTQSFKDKIKIIDTKIIFSEAEYNNRGVYELFCDANNNPVEEIRLEILNPGIAYAEEEGDVSYPFYADTNGLTDIQVHLRKLVNGSLENLGQLRTTAGNAGTYLKGFQGNASLTDDGHDGHFLVNFTNINHSNQGTYVIIITEKNLTVVNSEISFQVKGKTSECPTHLASTVLIIILILIVIGCVIVIVCLCARNGCISEDQILAVQDAPLSSPIPVQSNPEVRYEQVLDQHDAPIKNGSQGGENSSSVKPIDRQSIPMPHIQGSTFSASE is encoded by the exons ATGTTTCAACTTACAATGCAAGTCGCACGATTAGTTATCTTCGTCCTTTTCAATTGTTTGGCACTGGTGTGCACAACTATTCCACCTGTACATCGTTTTGGGATTGTTAAGGAACCTGTGACTTTAACCGCTAAATACGAACGTAACTGTGTGGTGAAGTATAAGAGGACTTTGACGGGACTCCAAGGCGTCAACATCGAAAAGTCCGTTGTTGAAAAAGGCAAACCGACACAAAGTTTCAAGGATAAGATCAAAATAATCGACACTAAAATTATTTTTAGCGAGGCGGAATACAATAACCGCGGTGTGTATGAACTGTTTTGCGACGCTAACAATAACCCCGTGGAAGAGATCAGATTGGAAATTCTCAACCCAGGCATAGCATATGCTGAAGAGGAAGGGGACGTGAGTTATCCATTCTACGCTGACACAAATGGACTGACTGACATACAAGTGCATCTTAGAAAGCTAGTCAATGGCTCTCTTGAAAACCTTGGCCAACTTCGGACGACAGCAG GTAACGCTGGCACTTACCTCAAAGGGTTTCAAGGAAATGCATCCCTGACAGATGACGGACACGATGGACACTTTTTAGTCAACTTCACCAACATAAACCACTCAAACCAGGGGACAtatgtcatcatcatcactgaAAAGAATTTGACAGTGGTAAATTCTGAGATTTCATTTCAGGTTAAGGGAAAAACATCTGAATGTCCAACACATCTGGCCAGTACAGTGTTGATTATAATCTTAATCCTGATCGTCATCGGTTGTGTAATTGTAATTGTTTGCCTCTGTGCACGAAATGGATGTATTTCCGAGGATCAAATATTAGCTGTCCAAGATGCACCACTCTCTAGCCCTATTCCAGTGCAGAGCAATCCAGAGGTTCGTTATGAACAAGTTCTCGACCAGCATGACGCTCCAATCAAGAATGGATCACAGGGAGGGGAAAACTCCAGTTCTGTGAAACCTATTGATCGGCAATCCATACCGATGCCACACATCCAAGGATCCACTTTCTCAGCCTCTGAGTAG
- the LOC134009573 gene encoding tripartite motif-containing protein 16-like isoform X3: MAQQGVVLDQDQFCCSICLDLLKDPVTLHCGHSYCSSCIEGCWDQDEQKGVYSCPQCRQSFTLRPALKRNYMLAEVVEKLKETGGAQAAPSELTSPAGPGEVTCDLCTGPRKERALKSCLMCMVSYCQTHLQPHYQVPGLKKHKLVEATSGLQDVICSSHDKLLEVFCRTDQQCICFLCTMEDHKGHDTVSVKDEREKKQDKLVLSQQEVQQRVKQREKELKELQQAVESFKLSGQAAEKDIERIFTELIRSIERRRSEVKDLIRAQQGAAVSQAEGLLERLEQEIAELRRRDAELEKLSHTEDNIHFLQNCQSLSSTSVSSDVPSISVPPLQYFKHVTEVVSELRDKLEELIQREWSNISTTVDVFLPPEPKTRADLLRYSCQLTLDTNTTHMNLYLSEENRKVTRLNQPQDLQAFVQGWSYPNFGWAYNIHPERFTKNYQVLCREALSGCCYWEVEWRDGRVNIAVSYKDINRTDHTSFFGDSDKSWRLQCSSDGYSFKHNRVETAVSGPRSSRVGVYLDHKAGTLSFYSVISDTVTLLHRVQTTFTQPLYPGFWLCYNASAEIMKLW; encoded by the exons ATGGCCCAGCAGGGAGTTGTGCTGGACCAGGACCAGTTCTGCTGTTCCATCTGTCTGGACCTCTTAAAGGATCCTGTCACCCTCCACTGTGGTCACAGCTACTGTAGCAGCTGTATCGAGGGCTGCTGGGACCAGGATGAGCAGAAGGGAGTCTACAGCTGCCCCCAGTGCAGACAGAGCTTCACTCTGAGGCCTGCTCTGAAGAGGAACTACATGCTGGCTGaggtggtggagaagctgaaggagacaggaggagcccAGGCCGCCCCCTCTGAGCTGACCAGTCCAGCTGGGCCAGGAGAGGTGACCTGTGACCTCTGCACTGGgcccaggaaggagagagccCTCAAGTCCTGTCTGATGTGTATGGTGTCCTACTGCCAGactcacctccagccccactACCAGGTTCCTGGGCTGAAGAAACACAAGCTGGTGGAAGCCACGTCTGGACTGCAGGACGTGATCTGCTCCAGTCATGACAAACTGCTGGAGGTCTTCTGTCGGACAGACCAGCAGTGTATCTGCTTTCTGTGTACCATGGAAGACCATAAAGGCCATGACACAGTGTCAGtcaaagatgagagagagaagaaacag GACAAGCTGGTCCTGAGTCAGCAGGAAGTCCAGCAGAGAGTCAAgcaaagagagaaggagctgaaggagctcCAACAGGCTGTGGAGTCTTTCAAG ctctctggcCAGGCAGCAGAGAAGGACATTGAGAGGATCTTCACTGAGCTGATCCGCTCCATTGAGAGAAGGCGCTCTGAGGTGAAGGATCTGATCAgagcccagcagggggcagcagtgaGTCAGGCTGAAGGACtgctggagagactggagcaggagatagctgagctgaggaggagagacgctgagctggagaagctctcacacacagaggacaacaTCCACTTCCTCCAG AActgccagtctctctccagtaccAGTGTATCTTCAGATGTCCCCAgcatctctgttcctcctcttcagtACTTCAAACATGTGACTGAGGTGGTCTCTGAGCTGAGAGACAAACTAGAGGAGCTGATCCAGAGAGAGTGGTCCAACATCTCCACCACAG TGGATGTGTTCCTGCCTCCAGAGCCCAAGACCAGAGCAGACCTTTTACGAT aTTCCTGTCAGCTCACtctggacacaaacacaacacatatGAACCTCtatctgtctgaggagaacaggaAGGTGACACGTCTAAACCAGCCACAGGATTTGCAAGCTTTCGTTCAAGGATGGTCATACCCTAACTTTGGATGGGCATATAATATACATCCAGAGAGGTTCACCAAGAACTAtcaggtgctgtgtagagaggcTCTGTCTGGATGCTGTTACTGGGAGGTGGAGTGGAGAGATGGCCGTGTGAACATAGCAGTCTCATATAAAGACATCAACAGAACAGACCACACCTCTTTTTTTGGTGACAGTGACAAGTCCTGGAGGTTACAGTGCTCTAGTGATGGTTACAGTTTCAAACATAACAGAGTTGAGACTGCAGTATCAGGCCCTCGGTCCTCCAGAGTAGGAGTGTACCTGGATCACAAGGCAGGTACCCTGTCCTTCTACAGTGTCATCTCTGACACAGtgaccctcctccacagagTCCAGACCACCTTCACCCAGCCACTCTACCCTGGGTTTTGGCTTTGCTATAATGCCAGTGCAGAGATTATGAAGCTGTGGTAG
- the LOC134009573 gene encoding tripartite motif-containing protein 16-like isoform X1 has translation MAQQGVVLDQDQFCCSICLDLLKDPVTLHCGHSYCSSCIEGCWDQDEQKGVYSCPQCRQSFTLRPALKRNYMLAEVVEKLKETGGAQAAPSELTSPAGPGEVTCDLCTGPRKERALKSCLMCMVSYCQTHLQPHYQVPGLKKHKLVEATSGLQDVICSSHDKLLEVFCRTDQQCICFLCTMEDHKGHDTVSVKDEREKKQDKLVLSQQEVQQRVKQREKELKELQQAVESFKLSGQAAEKDIERIFTELIRSIERRRSEVKDLIRAQQGAAVSQAEGLLERLEQEIAELRRRDAELEKLSHTEDNIHFLQNCQSLSSTSVSSDVPSISVPPLQYFKHVTEVVSELRDKLEELIQREWSNISTTVSTVDVLLPPEPKTRADLLKVSTVDVFLPPEPKTRADLLRYSCQLTLDTNTTHMNLYLSEENRKVTRLNQPQDLQAFVQGWSYPNFGWAYNIHPERFTKNYQVLCREALSGCCYWEVEWRDGRVNIAVSYKDINRTDHTSFFGDSDKSWRLQCSSDGYSFKHNRVETAVSGPRSSRVGVYLDHKAGTLSFYSVISDTVTLLHRVQTTFTQPLYPGFWLCYNASAEIMKLW, from the exons ATGGCCCAGCAGGGAGTTGTGCTGGACCAGGACCAGTTCTGCTGTTCCATCTGTCTGGACCTCTTAAAGGATCCTGTCACCCTCCACTGTGGTCACAGCTACTGTAGCAGCTGTATCGAGGGCTGCTGGGACCAGGATGAGCAGAAGGGAGTCTACAGCTGCCCCCAGTGCAGACAGAGCTTCACTCTGAGGCCTGCTCTGAAGAGGAACTACATGCTGGCTGaggtggtggagaagctgaaggagacaggaggagcccAGGCCGCCCCCTCTGAGCTGACCAGTCCAGCTGGGCCAGGAGAGGTGACCTGTGACCTCTGCACTGGgcccaggaaggagagagccCTCAAGTCCTGTCTGATGTGTATGGTGTCCTACTGCCAGactcacctccagccccactACCAGGTTCCTGGGCTGAAGAAACACAAGCTGGTGGAAGCCACGTCTGGACTGCAGGACGTGATCTGCTCCAGTCATGACAAACTGCTGGAGGTCTTCTGTCGGACAGACCAGCAGTGTATCTGCTTTCTGTGTACCATGGAAGACCATAAAGGCCATGACACAGTGTCAGtcaaagatgagagagagaagaaacag GACAAGCTGGTCCTGAGTCAGCAGGAAGTCCAGCAGAGAGTCAAgcaaagagagaaggagctgaaggagctcCAACAGGCTGTGGAGTCTTTCAAG ctctctggcCAGGCAGCAGAGAAGGACATTGAGAGGATCTTCACTGAGCTGATCCGCTCCATTGAGAGAAGGCGCTCTGAGGTGAAGGATCTGATCAgagcccagcagggggcagcagtgaGTCAGGCTGAAGGACtgctggagagactggagcaggagatagctgagctgaggaggagagacgctgagctggagaagctctcacacacagaggacaacaTCCACTTCCTCCAG AActgccagtctctctccagtaccAGTGTATCTTCAGATGTCCCCAgcatctctgttcctcctcttcagtACTTCAAACATGTGACTGAGGTGGTCTCTGAGCTGAGAGACAAACTAGAGGAGCTGATCCAGAGAGAGTGGTCCAACATCTCCACCACAG tctcCACAGTGGATGTGTTACTGCCTCCAGAGCCCAAGACCAGAGCAGACCTCTTAAAGG TCTCCACAGTGGATGTGTTCCTGCCTCCAGAGCCCAAGACCAGAGCAGACCTTTTACGAT aTTCCTGTCAGCTCACtctggacacaaacacaacacatatGAACCTCtatctgtctgaggagaacaggaAGGTGACACGTCTAAACCAGCCACAGGATTTGCAAGCTTTCGTTCAAGGATGGTCATACCCTAACTTTGGATGGGCATATAATATACATCCAGAGAGGTTCACCAAGAACTAtcaggtgctgtgtagagaggcTCTGTCTGGATGCTGTTACTGGGAGGTGGAGTGGAGAGATGGCCGTGTGAACATAGCAGTCTCATATAAAGACATCAACAGAACAGACCACACCTCTTTTTTTGGTGACAGTGACAAGTCCTGGAGGTTACAGTGCTCTAGTGATGGTTACAGTTTCAAACATAACAGAGTTGAGACTGCAGTATCAGGCCCTCGGTCCTCCAGAGTAGGAGTGTACCTGGATCACAAGGCAGGTACCCTGTCCTTCTACAGTGTCATCTCTGACACAGtgaccctcctccacagagTCCAGACCACCTTCACCCAGCCACTCTACCCTGGGTTTTGGCTTTGCTATAATGCCAGTGCAGAGATTATGAAGCTGTGGTAG
- the LOC134009573 gene encoding tripartite motif-containing protein 16-like isoform X2, whose protein sequence is MAQQGVVLDQDQFCCSICLDLLKDPVTLHCGHSYCSSCIEGCWDQDEQKGVYSCPQCRQSFTLRPALKRNYMLAEVVEKLKETGGAQAAPSELTSPAGPGEVTCDLCTGPRKERALKSCLMCMVSYCQTHLQPHYQVPGLKKHKLVEATSGLQDVICSSHDKLLEVFCRTDQQCICFLCTMEDHKGHDTVSVKDEREKKQDKLVLSQQEVQQRVKQREKELKELQQAVESFKLSGQAAEKDIERIFTELIRSIERRRSEVKDLIRAQQGAAVSQAEGLLERLEQEIAELRRRDAELEKLSHTEDNIHFLQNCQSLSSTSVSSDVPSISVPPLQYFKHVTEVVSELRDKLEELIQREWSNISTTVSTVDVFLPPEPKTRADLLRYSCQLTLDTNTTHMNLYLSEENRKVTRLNQPQDLQAFVQGWSYPNFGWAYNIHPERFTKNYQVLCREALSGCCYWEVEWRDGRVNIAVSYKDINRTDHTSFFGDSDKSWRLQCSSDGYSFKHNRVETAVSGPRSSRVGVYLDHKAGTLSFYSVISDTVTLLHRVQTTFTQPLYPGFWLCYNASAEIMKLW, encoded by the exons ATGGCCCAGCAGGGAGTTGTGCTGGACCAGGACCAGTTCTGCTGTTCCATCTGTCTGGACCTCTTAAAGGATCCTGTCACCCTCCACTGTGGTCACAGCTACTGTAGCAGCTGTATCGAGGGCTGCTGGGACCAGGATGAGCAGAAGGGAGTCTACAGCTGCCCCCAGTGCAGACAGAGCTTCACTCTGAGGCCTGCTCTGAAGAGGAACTACATGCTGGCTGaggtggtggagaagctgaaggagacaggaggagcccAGGCCGCCCCCTCTGAGCTGACCAGTCCAGCTGGGCCAGGAGAGGTGACCTGTGACCTCTGCACTGGgcccaggaaggagagagccCTCAAGTCCTGTCTGATGTGTATGGTGTCCTACTGCCAGactcacctccagccccactACCAGGTTCCTGGGCTGAAGAAACACAAGCTGGTGGAAGCCACGTCTGGACTGCAGGACGTGATCTGCTCCAGTCATGACAAACTGCTGGAGGTCTTCTGTCGGACAGACCAGCAGTGTATCTGCTTTCTGTGTACCATGGAAGACCATAAAGGCCATGACACAGTGTCAGtcaaagatgagagagagaagaaacag GACAAGCTGGTCCTGAGTCAGCAGGAAGTCCAGCAGAGAGTCAAgcaaagagagaaggagctgaaggagctcCAACAGGCTGTGGAGTCTTTCAAG ctctctggcCAGGCAGCAGAGAAGGACATTGAGAGGATCTTCACTGAGCTGATCCGCTCCATTGAGAGAAGGCGCTCTGAGGTGAAGGATCTGATCAgagcccagcagggggcagcagtgaGTCAGGCTGAAGGACtgctggagagactggagcaggagatagctgagctgaggaggagagacgctgagctggagaagctctcacacacagaggacaacaTCCACTTCCTCCAG AActgccagtctctctccagtaccAGTGTATCTTCAGATGTCCCCAgcatctctgttcctcctcttcagtACTTCAAACATGTGACTGAGGTGGTCTCTGAGCTGAGAGACAAACTAGAGGAGCTGATCCAGAGAGAGTGGTCCAACATCTCCACCACAG TCTCCACAGTGGATGTGTTCCTGCCTCCAGAGCCCAAGACCAGAGCAGACCTTTTACGAT aTTCCTGTCAGCTCACtctggacacaaacacaacacatatGAACCTCtatctgtctgaggagaacaggaAGGTGACACGTCTAAACCAGCCACAGGATTTGCAAGCTTTCGTTCAAGGATGGTCATACCCTAACTTTGGATGGGCATATAATATACATCCAGAGAGGTTCACCAAGAACTAtcaggtgctgtgtagagaggcTCTGTCTGGATGCTGTTACTGGGAGGTGGAGTGGAGAGATGGCCGTGTGAACATAGCAGTCTCATATAAAGACATCAACAGAACAGACCACACCTCTTTTTTTGGTGACAGTGACAAGTCCTGGAGGTTACAGTGCTCTAGTGATGGTTACAGTTTCAAACATAACAGAGTTGAGACTGCAGTATCAGGCCCTCGGTCCTCCAGAGTAGGAGTGTACCTGGATCACAAGGCAGGTACCCTGTCCTTCTACAGTGTCATCTCTGACACAGtgaccctcctccacagagTCCAGACCACCTTCACCCAGCCACTCTACCCTGGGTTTTGGCTTTGCTATAATGCCAGTGCAGAGATTATGAAGCTGTGGTAG